From the Teredinibacter turnerae T7901 genome, one window contains:
- the hemA gene encoding glutamyl-tRNA reductase gives MTLLALGINHNTATLDVREKVAFSPAELEVALCALRESGLAEEVAILSTCNRTEIYCETGAEAQHLLVWLAEHKAASAQELQHAHYARWGDDAARHMMAVASGLDSLVLGEPQILGQMKSCYAVAREAGVLGRGLHDAFQRVFAVAKRVRSETAIGENPVSVAYAAVSLAQQIFSDLKQDTALLIGAGETIELVARHLKNQGIKKLIVANRTLENAHALAKEFAAEAILLADIPEYLPTADIVISSTASQLPLLGKGAVEVALKKRKHKPMFMVDIAVPRDIEPQVGDLADVYLFTVDDLKEVIDENKKSREEAAKTARTIIDEGVERYQLDQRALSAVELVKDFRQQTEAVRDQEVQKALNALRSGADPEELLLTLSRNLTNKFMHQPTTALKRASSEGREQLLQDFKSLFGLD, from the coding sequence ATGACGTTACTTGCCCTCGGCATTAATCACAATACCGCAACGCTGGATGTTCGCGAAAAGGTGGCTTTTTCACCTGCCGAGCTGGAAGTGGCGTTGTGCGCGCTGCGGGAGTCGGGTTTGGCAGAGGAGGTCGCCATACTGTCCACCTGCAATCGCACCGAAATCTACTGCGAAACCGGCGCGGAGGCGCAGCATTTGCTGGTTTGGCTGGCAGAGCATAAGGCCGCGAGTGCGCAAGAATTGCAACACGCACACTACGCCCGTTGGGGCGACGATGCAGCGCGCCATATGATGGCGGTGGCCAGTGGACTGGATTCGCTGGTGCTGGGGGAGCCGCAGATTCTTGGGCAAATGAAATCCTGCTATGCGGTTGCCCGCGAAGCCGGAGTGCTGGGGCGCGGCCTGCACGATGCCTTTCAGCGGGTATTCGCGGTGGCCAAGCGGGTGCGCTCTGAAACCGCCATTGGCGAAAACCCGGTGTCGGTCGCCTATGCGGCGGTGTCACTTGCTCAGCAAATTTTTTCTGACTTAAAACAGGACACCGCACTCTTGATTGGTGCGGGTGAAACCATTGAACTGGTTGCCCGACACTTGAAAAATCAGGGCATAAAAAAGCTGATTGTCGCCAACCGAACCCTGGAAAATGCGCACGCGCTTGCAAAAGAGTTTGCCGCAGAGGCGATTTTGTTGGCGGACATTCCCGAATATCTGCCAACCGCTGACATCGTGATATCATCCACCGCCAGCCAGCTCCCGCTGCTCGGTAAAGGTGCAGTGGAAGTCGCTTTAAAAAAACGTAAGCACAAGCCGATGTTTATGGTGGATATTGCCGTGCCGAGGGATATTGAACCCCAGGTGGGCGATTTGGCTGACGTGTACCTGTTTACCGTCGACGACTTGAAAGAGGTGATCGACGAAAACAAAAAATCCCGTGAAGAAGCCGCAAAAACTGCGCGCACTATTATTGATGAAGGCGTAGAGCGTTACCAATTGGACCAGCGCGCATTGTCGGCGGTCGAGCTGGTAAAGGATTTTCGCCAGCAGACGGAAGCGGTGCGGGATCAGGAAGTACAAAAAGCACTGAACGCGTTGCGCAGCGGGGCGGACCCGGAAGAATTGCTCCTAACCCTGAGTCGCAATCTCACCAATAAATTTATGCATCAGCCCACCACCGCGCTTAAACGCGCCAGCTCAGAGGGGCGGGAACAACTGCTGCAAGATTTTAAATCGTTGTTCGGGCTCGATTAA
- a CDS encoding tetratricopeptide repeat protein has protein sequence MTRLFVPNPIRTFVISASACTFLYGCASAPQQEDASELRPQPAPQQVADRSFTTESLYALLVAEMAIDRKRYDIALNNYVQQAAATRDPNVTAQATRIARILKAHQPALEMAQLWMELEPNNSDAQLIASAELIEANRLDDALAISEQLLAQDEATAFDAIAVKAADNDLASVTSLLTRYESLAARHPQNYQLQLGLSVLLQRAERNDEALVAIKRAQKLEPDNVRAGFQESRILQQMGQQDLALDKLAVLVEENPENIGLRARYARILAGTDIQASREQFTILNKQSPGDRDILFSLALVEMESGHLAEAEEHFLQLLQRGYYQSAAHYHLGMIYDKRQDMAPALEHLLQVEQGPNYLAAMAKATEILARLNRSQDAIAVLQTQRPQVDPAYREGLYMIESDVLSGTGQMLDAETVLTTGLSEFPDSTRLLYARAMLYSRIDNMSAAEQDLKQILALTPDNAAALNALGYTLADKTDRLEEAYLYIKRAYELTPDDAAVMDSMGWVQYRLGNLKEAIEQLRAALKAMPDHEIAAHLGEVLWVSGVRDEAREIWRSGLELNPRSAIIRETMQRLKAEM, from the coding sequence ATGACTCGACTTTTTGTTCCAAACCCGATCCGCACCTTTGTAATCAGCGCCAGCGCCTGCACATTTCTCTATGGCTGTGCCAGCGCCCCCCAGCAAGAAGACGCCAGTGAGCTGAGACCACAACCGGCGCCACAGCAGGTTGCCGACCGCAGTTTCACCACAGAATCGCTCTACGCCCTGCTGGTGGCAGAAATGGCCATCGACCGCAAGCGTTACGACATCGCGCTCAATAACTATGTGCAACAGGCCGCGGCCACCCGCGACCCCAATGTAACCGCTCAGGCTACCCGTATCGCGCGCATATTAAAGGCGCACCAGCCAGCGCTGGAGATGGCGCAGCTGTGGATGGAGCTGGAACCCAATAACAGTGACGCACAACTGATTGCCAGCGCCGAGCTCATCGAGGCCAATAGGCTCGATGACGCACTGGCCATATCGGAGCAACTGCTTGCGCAGGATGAGGCCACCGCTTTCGACGCGATTGCGGTAAAAGCAGCAGACAACGACCTTGCCAGCGTTACATCACTGCTGACGCGATACGAAAGTCTCGCCGCTCGCCACCCACAAAATTATCAACTGCAATTAGGCCTGAGCGTGCTGTTACAGCGCGCTGAGCGCAACGATGAGGCGTTGGTAGCGATCAAACGGGCACAAAAACTGGAACCGGACAACGTGCGCGCGGGTTTTCAGGAATCGCGCATACTGCAACAAATGGGGCAGCAGGACCTGGCTCTGGATAAGCTCGCGGTTCTCGTTGAAGAAAACCCGGAAAACATAGGTTTGCGCGCCCGCTACGCGCGGATTCTGGCTGGCACCGATATTCAAGCCAGCCGCGAACAATTCACCATTCTCAACAAGCAGTCGCCTGGCGACCGCGATATCCTGTTCTCGCTGGCGCTGGTGGAGATGGAAAGCGGCCATTTGGCGGAAGCCGAAGAACACTTCCTGCAGCTGCTGCAAAGGGGCTACTACCAGTCTGCCGCGCACTACCATCTCGGCATGATTTACGATAAGCGGCAGGATATGGCGCCGGCATTGGAGCACCTGCTGCAAGTGGAGCAAGGCCCCAACTACCTTGCCGCAATGGCCAAGGCCACAGAAATACTCGCCCGTTTGAACCGCTCCCAGGACGCCATTGCCGTGCTTCAAACCCAGCGGCCTCAGGTGGACCCGGCGTATCGGGAAGGCTTATACATGATTGAGTCCGATGTGCTGAGCGGCACCGGGCAAATGCTGGATGCCGAAACCGTACTCACCACTGGACTCAGCGAATTCCCGGACAGTACCCGCCTGCTGTACGCACGCGCGATGCTGTACTCACGTATCGATAACATGAGCGCTGCGGAGCAGGACCTGAAGCAGATTCTTGCGCTCACCCCGGACAACGCCGCCGCACTCAACGCTTTGGGCTACACCCTCGCAGATAAAACCGACCGCCTGGAAGAAGCCTACCTCTATATCAAACGCGCCTACGAACTGACGCCCGATGACGCCGCGGTGATGGATAGCATGGGCTGGGTACAATACCGTCTGGGTAATTTAAAAGAGGCCATCGAGCAACTTCGCGCCGCACTGAAAGCGATGCCCGACCACGAAATTGCGGCCCACCTTGGCGAAGTGCTGTGGGTGAGCGGCGTTCGCGACGAAGCCCGCGAGATCTGGCGCAGCGGGCTCGAACTCAACCCGCGCAGCGCGATCATTCGCGAAACCATGCAGCGATTAAAGGCCGAAATGTAA
- the lolB gene encoding lipoprotein insertase outer membrane protein LolB produces MRFIMRVTTLSAALLLFGCASLPPEQYSSPVEVMHWELDGKLGIRAQGKAQSAFFNWQNHPDHFTISVHGPLGQGRSTLEEHLDGGVELRYDGNTYFAATPEKLMQRHLGWSFPIDNMRWWARGLPAPDSPIDNSQHGPTGELLSLSQAGWEIQYLRYQTVNGLSLPYKIAATRDDLQLTLLLKKWELQSQ; encoded by the coding sequence ATGCGCTTTATTATGCGAGTGACCACCCTCAGCGCGGCGCTGTTGCTGTTTGGCTGTGCCAGTTTGCCGCCCGAGCAATATTCATCGCCTGTTGAGGTCATGCACTGGGAACTGGATGGCAAACTGGGTATTCGCGCGCAGGGCAAAGCACAAAGCGCCTTTTTTAATTGGCAGAACCACCCGGATCATTTCACCATCTCGGTTCACGGGCCACTTGGCCAGGGCCGTTCCACCCTTGAGGAGCACCTCGACGGCGGGGTCGAATTGCGGTACGACGGCAACACCTATTTCGCAGCAACACCGGAAAAGCTGATGCAGCGACATTTGGGTTGGTCTTTTCCTATCGATAACATGCGCTGGTGGGCGCGCGGTCTGCCCGCACCCGATTCCCCTATCGACAACAGCCAACACGGCCCAACAGGCGAACTGCTGTCGCTCTCACAAGCGGGCTGGGAAATCCAGTATCTGCGCTATCAAACCGTGAATGGGCTGAGCTTGCCATACAAAATCGCCGCCACGCGTGACGATCTGCAACTCACACTGCTGCTAAAAAAGTGGGAGCTGCAGAGCCAATAA
- a CDS encoding ribose-phosphate pyrophosphokinase, whose translation MNVPDLMVFSGNANPELAEKVCAKLGIPLGDVTVDKFSDGEILVELKQNVRGSDVFVIQPTCAPTNDNIMELMVIVDALRRSSAGRITAVVPYFGYARQDRRVRSARVPITAKVVADMLVTVGVDRVLTVDLHAEQIQGFFDVPVDNVYGSPVLLADIEKQSFEDLVVVSPDIGGVVRARAVAKQLDIELAIIDKRRPKANVAEVMHLIGEIENRTCLLVDDMVDTAGTLCNAAQALKDRGAKKVIAYATHPVLSGPAIERLNNSVLDELVVTDSIPLSKEGKNCKVIRQLTLSNMLAEAMRRISNEESLSAMFS comes from the coding sequence ATGAACGTGCCTGATTTGATGGTATTTAGTGGTAACGCCAACCCTGAACTCGCTGAGAAGGTGTGCGCCAAACTGGGAATACCGCTGGGGGATGTGACCGTCGACAAATTTTCCGACGGAGAGATACTGGTTGAACTGAAGCAGAATGTGCGCGGTAGCGATGTGTTCGTTATCCAGCCCACATGTGCACCAACCAACGACAACATCATGGAATTAATGGTGATTGTGGACGCGTTGCGCCGCTCCTCTGCTGGCCGAATTACTGCTGTGGTGCCCTACTTCGGCTACGCCCGCCAGGATCGCCGCGTTCGCTCTGCCCGCGTGCCCATTACCGCCAAAGTGGTGGCGGATATGCTGGTTACTGTCGGCGTCGACCGCGTGCTGACGGTGGATCTTCACGCAGAACAGATTCAGGGCTTTTTCGACGTGCCGGTGGACAACGTTTATGGCTCACCAGTGTTACTGGCGGATATTGAAAAGCAAAGTTTTGAAGATCTGGTGGTGGTATCACCAGATATCGGCGGAGTGGTTCGCGCCCGCGCCGTGGCCAAGCAACTGGATATAGAGCTGGCCATCATCGATAAGCGTCGCCCCAAAGCCAATGTGGCGGAGGTGATGCACCTGATCGGTGAAATTGAAAACCGCACCTGTTTGCTGGTGGACGACATGGTCGATACCGCTGGCACTCTGTGCAACGCAGCGCAGGCGTTGAAAGATCGCGGCGCTAAAAAAGTGATTGCCTATGCAACCCACCCGGTGCTTTCCGGCCCAGCGATTGAACGCTTGAACAACTCTGTATTGGACGAGCTGGTGGTAACCGATTCCATCCCGCTCTCTAAAGAAGGCAAAAACTGCAAAGTCATTCGCCAGCTAACCTTATCCAATATGCTGGCAGAGGCCATGCGTCGGATCAGCAACGAAGAGTCGCTGAGCGCTATGTTCTCGTAG
- a CDS encoding 50S ribosomal protein L25/general stress protein Ctc, translated as MSTEDFTLNAKARDDQGKGASRRLRHDNLVPAIVYGGEKDPQNIAIAQNEFVKHLENEAFYSHIVTLVVDGEKQDVILKDLQRHPAKAQLLHADFLRVSRTQKLTTRVPLHFINEESCKGVKLQGGVVAHSLTELEISCLPQDLPEFIEVDLKDAEVGHIVHISDLNLPAGVESVALSHGEDHDQAVVTINKGRGGSGEEAEGEEGGEE; from the coding sequence ATGTCTACTGAAGACTTTACTCTCAATGCTAAAGCCCGTGACGATCAAGGGAAAGGTGCGAGCCGCCGCCTGCGTCACGACAACCTGGTTCCCGCCATCGTATACGGCGGCGAAAAAGACCCACAAAACATCGCTATTGCACAAAACGAGTTCGTTAAGCACCTGGAGAACGAAGCGTTTTACTCGCACATCGTTACTCTGGTAGTCGATGGTGAGAAGCAAGACGTAATCCTGAAAGACCTGCAACGTCACCCAGCTAAAGCTCAGCTGTTGCACGCTGACTTCCTGCGCGTATCACGCACTCAGAAGTTGACCACCCGTGTACCGCTGCACTTCATCAATGAAGAGAGCTGTAAAGGTGTTAAATTGCAGGGCGGCGTTGTTGCACACAGCTTGACCGAACTGGAAATCAGCTGCTTGCCACAGGATCTGCCAGAGTTCATTGAAGTGGACCTGAAAGACGCAGAAGTTGGCCACATCGTTCACATTTCCGACCTCAATCTGCCAGCGGGCGTTGAATCTGTGGCTCTGAGCCACGGCGAAGATCACGACCAGGCTGTAGTGACCATTAACAAAGGTCGCGGCGGTTCCGGCGAAGAAGCCGAAGGCGAAGAAGGCGGCGAAGAGTAA
- the pth gene encoding aminoacyl-tRNA hydrolase yields MRNPVSMIVGLGNPGTEYANTRHNAGQDFVENLARALGQPLVNTPKHFGFTTRISLAGKDVRLLVPTTFMNRSGQAVASLANFFKIAPDNILVVHDELDLPPGTAKLKIGGGHGGHNGLRDIIAALGNNKEFGRLRIGIGHPGNAKQVASYVLKKAPADEYRLIEDAQTAAERTLTDLVAGDWEKAMRELHTA; encoded by the coding sequence ATGCGCAACCCTGTTTCCATGATTGTCGGCCTGGGCAACCCTGGCACTGAGTACGCCAACACGCGCCATAACGCCGGCCAGGATTTCGTCGAAAACCTTGCTCGAGCACTCGGCCAGCCCCTGGTAAACACGCCCAAACATTTCGGCTTCACTACACGAATTTCCCTCGCAGGCAAAGACGTGCGTCTGCTGGTGCCCACCACATTTATGAATCGCAGCGGGCAGGCAGTAGCATCCCTCGCTAACTTCTTTAAAATAGCACCAGACAATATTCTGGTGGTTCACGACGAACTGGACTTACCCCCAGGTACCGCCAAACTGAAGATTGGCGGCGGCCACGGTGGCCACAATGGCCTGCGGGATATCATTGCCGCGCTGGGCAACAACAAAGAGTTCGGGCGTCTGCGCATTGGCATTGGTCACCCGGGCAACGCCAAACAAGTCGCCAGTTACGTGCTAAAGAAAGCACCCGCTGACGAATACAGATTGATAGAAGACGCCCAAACGGCGGCAGAGCGCACCCTCACCGACCTGGTCGCTGGCGACTGGGAGAAGGCCATGCGCGAACTGCATACCGCATAA
- the ychF gene encoding redox-regulated ATPase YchF yields MGFNCGIVGLPNVGKSTLFNALTQAGIDAQNFPFCTIEPNAGVVAVPDPRQDKLAEIVKPERIVPTTMEFVDIAGLVAGASKGEGLGNQFLANIRETDAIAHVVRCFDDPNVIHVDGRINPASDIEVINTELALADLDTVEKALQRYSKAAKGQDKNAIAMKALLEEILPHLNEALPLRSFGLDEDRKKKLKELNLLTLKPTMYIANVEEDGFKHNPLLDAVMAIAEEEEAIVVPICNKMEAEIAELDEEEKVEFLEEMGMEEPGLNRVIRAGYDLLGLQTYFTAGVKEVRAWTIPVGATAPQAAGKIHTDFEKGFIRAEIVAYDDFVQYNGEAGAKEAGKWRLEGKEYIVKDGDVIHFRFNV; encoded by the coding sequence ATGGGTTTTAATTGCGGCATCGTTGGCCTGCCCAACGTCGGAAAATCAACGCTCTTTAATGCACTCACCCAAGCGGGTATCGACGCGCAAAACTTTCCCTTTTGCACCATCGAACCCAACGCCGGCGTGGTGGCCGTACCGGACCCTCGCCAGGACAAACTGGCAGAAATCGTGAAGCCTGAGCGCATCGTGCCCACCACCATGGAGTTTGTGGATATTGCGGGCCTGGTGGCTGGCGCCTCCAAGGGTGAAGGCCTCGGCAATCAGTTCCTCGCCAATATTCGCGAAACCGACGCCATCGCGCACGTGGTGCGCTGCTTCGACGACCCTAACGTTATTCACGTGGACGGCCGCATTAACCCCGCTTCCGATATTGAAGTGATTAACACCGAACTGGCCCTGGCCGACCTGGATACCGTCGAAAAGGCCCTGCAACGTTATAGCAAAGCCGCCAAAGGCCAGGACAAAAACGCAATCGCCATGAAGGCGCTACTGGAAGAGATTCTGCCGCACCTGAACGAAGCCCTGCCCCTGCGCTCGTTCGGCCTGGACGAAGACCGCAAAAAGAAACTGAAAGAGCTCAACCTGCTCACGCTTAAGCCCACCATGTACATTGCGAACGTAGAAGAGGACGGCTTCAAACACAATCCTCTGCTGGACGCGGTGATGGCCATTGCTGAGGAAGAAGAAGCCATTGTGGTGCCAATCTGTAACAAAATGGAGGCTGAAATCGCCGAGCTGGACGAGGAAGAAAAAGTTGAATTCCTCGAAGAAATGGGCATGGAAGAGCCGGGCCTCAACCGCGTTATCCGAGCCGGTTACGACCTGCTGGGCCTGCAAACCTACTTCACAGCGGGCGTAAAAGAAGTGCGCGCCTGGACCATTCCTGTTGGCGCAACCGCACCGCAGGCGGCCGGTAAAATCCACACGGATTTCGAAAAAGGCTTCATCCGCGCAGAAATTGTCGCCTACGACGATTTTGTGCAGTACAACGGCGAAGCTGGCGCAAAAGAAGCCGGTAAATGGCGACTGGAAGGCAAGGAATACATCGTGAAAGACGGCGACGTCATTCATTTCCGATTTAACGTATAA
- a CDS encoding methyl-accepting chemotaxis protein, producing the protein MKLHHKIPLFVGIIGLVPAITISLIALTVATGIIKQNKFDQLISLREVKRFAVNHYLQQVQDETLSLARNPEVARAVEELAAAYKSYGQQTENPATTKSSSSLVNFYRTEFLPALNAQDPIVLYEAESLIDRMSGTARALQTAYIARNPHPTGEKDRLAQAPDGTRYDEAHALYHPYFSEFRQRFGFYDLFLINPQGDVIYTVFKEVDYATSLLDGPFDSSGLAEAFKRAAKLTTTGQAVLVDFQPYQPSYNAPAGFVAAPILDKGRLVGVAALQFPIDSLNEIMAERQGLGESGETYLVGKDKLMRSDSYLDPDNHSVEASFRNPQVGRVDTEAVTAAARGESGVKVIIDYNNNPVLSAYAPLSFAGLDWSILAEIDEAEIMADIERLRLVIAIVLALAMVPITVIAWLMARSVIRPLGAEPEQMASITSQIAEGDLTMDLAVDHQSGAFRSIAVMATRLKQIVNSIASAAHQQASAAEELSLITTQSGEKLNVQQKHVEQAAAAINEMSASVADVARTTASAANASNEASVKLKDGSERVVDVAGEVQQVSSILAQAWQKVEELKAQSDNIASILESIRGIADQTNLLALNAAIEAARAGEQGRGFAVVADEVRSLAQNTQKSTGDISQMIHALQQGTSDACDVMRSSVDRMETVAERALATSSNLDEAVSSVGRIDDMMARIASAAEQQSRVVEDINVQITGINSMSSDSSEAAFQITAASEELAKLATNLQSLVGHFKTSR; encoded by the coding sequence ATGAAGTTGCACCATAAAATTCCCTTGTTTGTTGGGATTATCGGGCTTGTACCCGCTATCACCATCTCGTTGATCGCATTAACGGTGGCAACCGGCATTATTAAACAGAACAAGTTCGACCAGCTGATCTCTCTGCGAGAGGTAAAACGGTTTGCGGTCAACCACTATCTGCAACAGGTTCAGGATGAGACCCTGTCCCTGGCACGAAATCCCGAGGTAGCTAGGGCAGTTGAAGAGCTGGCGGCTGCCTACAAGAGCTATGGACAACAAACTGAAAATCCCGCAACTACCAAATCGTCCTCAAGCCTCGTTAACTTCTATCGGACTGAGTTCTTACCGGCGCTAAACGCGCAAGACCCTATTGTGTTGTACGAAGCAGAATCCTTGATAGATCGAATGAGTGGTACCGCACGAGCGCTTCAAACGGCATATATCGCCAGAAATCCACACCCCACTGGTGAGAAGGATCGCCTGGCGCAGGCCCCGGACGGTACTCGTTATGATGAGGCCCATGCTCTCTATCATCCTTATTTCTCTGAGTTCCGCCAGCGCTTTGGGTTTTACGACTTGTTTTTGATTAACCCTCAGGGAGATGTGATCTATACGGTATTTAAAGAGGTTGACTACGCAACGTCTCTGCTAGATGGCCCATTTGATTCCAGTGGCCTTGCAGAAGCGTTCAAGCGCGCGGCCAAACTGACCACAACTGGTCAGGCCGTGCTGGTGGATTTCCAACCCTATCAACCATCCTATAACGCCCCTGCCGGGTTTGTTGCCGCTCCGATTTTAGATAAAGGCCGTTTAGTAGGCGTGGCTGCATTGCAGTTTCCGATTGATTCCCTGAACGAAATCATGGCCGAGCGACAGGGGTTAGGAGAGAGTGGAGAGACTTATCTGGTGGGTAAGGACAAGCTAATGCGCTCAGACTCCTATCTCGACCCAGACAACCACAGTGTTGAAGCCTCCTTCCGAAATCCGCAGGTTGGCCGTGTCGATACGGAGGCAGTTACAGCTGCCGCCCGAGGGGAATCCGGCGTTAAGGTGATAATTGATTACAACAATAATCCGGTGTTATCAGCCTATGCCCCCCTGAGTTTTGCGGGTCTGGACTGGTCTATTCTTGCGGAAATCGATGAGGCCGAAATAATGGCGGACATCGAACGTTTGCGCTTAGTGATCGCAATTGTGCTCGCCTTGGCCATGGTCCCCATAACAGTCATCGCCTGGTTGATGGCGCGCTCCGTCATCCGACCGCTAGGAGCCGAGCCCGAGCAAATGGCATCCATTACGAGCCAGATTGCAGAGGGTGATTTAACCATGGATCTCGCTGTCGACCACCAGAGTGGCGCGTTTAGATCCATTGCTGTGATGGCAACAAGGCTCAAGCAGATCGTTAATAGTATTGCCAGTGCCGCTCATCAACAGGCCAGTGCAGCAGAGGAGTTGTCGTTGATTACAACACAATCTGGTGAAAAGCTGAATGTTCAGCAAAAACACGTAGAACAAGCGGCCGCCGCCATCAATGAAATGTCAGCCTCGGTTGCTGACGTTGCCCGTACAACAGCATCGGCAGCAAATGCATCTAACGAGGCTAGCGTTAAATTAAAAGATGGCTCCGAGCGTGTTGTCGACGTAGCCGGTGAAGTACAACAAGTTTCCTCAATTCTGGCCCAAGCTTGGCAAAAAGTAGAGGAGCTGAAAGCGCAAAGTGACAATATTGCCAGCATACTTGAGTCCATTAGAGGTATCGCCGATCAGACAAATCTATTGGCCCTTAACGCGGCCATTGAGGCGGCCCGTGCTGGAGAGCAAGGACGGGGATTTGCGGTGGTGGCGGATGAAGTACGCAGCCTTGCGCAGAACACCCAAAAATCCACCGGGGATATTTCGCAAATGATTCACGCTTTGCAGCAAGGCACCAGCGATGCATGCGATGTGATGCGTAGCAGCGTGGATAGGATGGAAACCGTCGCTGAACGCGCCTTGGCGACCTCCAGTAATCTGGACGAAGCGGTGAGTTCGGTAGGTCGTATCGATGACATGATGGCCCGTATAGCCAGCGCCGCAGAGCAACAATCCCGGGTAGTGGAAGATATCAATGTTCAGATCACGGGTATTAATAGTATGAGTAGTGATTCCAGTGAAGCAGCGTTCCAAATTACCGCTGCCAGTGAAGAATTGGCCAAGCTAGCAACGAATCTACAGTCACTTGTCGGGCATTTTAAAACCAGTCGATAA
- a CDS encoding GNAT family N-acetyltransferase, with amino-acid sequence MIDLEITKEQEKYVALPSEAIAASKFHEHYVNRGVYLGDKPIGYIQYYPNFNEGKPNEIYIDQLIIDVSLQGQGYGSKATALVLEEIKKIKGVKSVSICYVEGHDIMKTFFERFGFNVVDQDEFEETIMDLHYK; translated from the coding sequence ATGATCGATCTGGAGATTACAAAAGAACAAGAAAAATACGTTGCCCTGCCGTCGGAAGCAATCGCAGCATCTAAGTTTCATGAGCATTATGTCAACCGAGGGGTCTATCTCGGTGACAAGCCCATCGGGTATATACAATATTACCCAAATTTCAATGAAGGCAAACCTAATGAAATATACATCGATCAATTGATTATTGACGTATCACTTCAAGGCCAAGGTTACGGATCGAAGGCGACAGCCCTTGTTCTTGAAGAGATAAAAAAGATAAAAGGCGTTAAATCAGTCTCGATTTGCTACGTTGAAGGGCATGACATTATGAAAACGTTTTTCGAACGATTTGGCTTCAACGTTGTAGACCAGGATGAATTTGAGGAAACGATTATGGACCTGCATTACAAATAA
- a CDS encoding GNAT family N-acetyltransferase, whose amino-acid sequence MQIVTAKPESQLAADLFLLLKNEWPEFEDFKQEKFGLRIPDPIVCLIEGTVIGGLSFTGFENPMNHETAIWINAVFVSPKFRRLDIASSLIEKSHGEAPELFALTDIPELYTQLGWTLVSTGKSGTIVRHT is encoded by the coding sequence ATGCAAATAGTAACGGCTAAACCAGAATCACAATTAGCTGCAGATTTATTCTTACTATTAAAGAATGAATGGCCGGAGTTTGAAGATTTTAAACAAGAAAAGTTCGGCCTACGAATTCCCGACCCAATCGTTTGCTTAATCGAAGGGACAGTGATTGGCGGATTGTCATTTACAGGCTTTGAAAACCCAATGAATCACGAGACTGCAATTTGGATTAATGCTGTATTCGTGTCGCCGAAGTTTCGAAGGTTGGACATTGCCAGTAGCTTGATCGAAAAGTCACACGGGGAAGCGCCTGAATTATTCGCACTCACTGATATTCCGGAACTTTACACGCAACTTGGCTGGACGTTAGTTTCCACCGGGAAGAGCGGAACTATAGTTCGGCATACCTAA
- a CDS encoding cupin domain-containing protein translates to MALSQNLFEAFVVLNSTQSASVEAVDASLYERLDNSYNNMSGCQLVSCYTFASDWQNSEMHPNGDELVILLSGEVTFVLEQPAGDEYVTLAKQGDFVLVPKGVWHTAKTEVESTLLFVTPGEGTEHRA, encoded by the coding sequence ATGGCGTTGTCACAAAATCTATTTGAAGCGTTTGTTGTTCTCAACTCAACTCAATCCGCGAGTGTCGAAGCTGTAGATGCATCTCTCTACGAACGACTGGATAACTCATACAACAATATGAGCGGCTGCCAGCTGGTATCCTGCTACACCTTCGCATCGGATTGGCAAAACAGCGAAATGCACCCCAACGGCGACGAACTGGTAATTCTACTTTCAGGCGAAGTCACCTTTGTGCTCGAGCAGCCCGCGGGTGACGAATACGTAACCTTGGCAAAGCAGGGTGATTTTGTGCTGGTCCCCAAAGGTGTGTGGCACACGGCTAAAACAGAAGTTGAGTCGACCTTATTGTTTGTAACGCCGGGGGAAGGTACGGAGCATAGAGCGTGA